One Thiocapsa bogorovii DNA segment encodes these proteins:
- a CDS encoding Thivi_2564 family membrane protein codes for MPLITLVITLVVVGLILWLINRYIPMDGTIKKILNVVVVIVVILWLLSVFGLMPPLSQIRIG; via the coding sequence ATGCCTCTGATTACATTAGTCATCACGTTGGTCGTCGTCGGCTTGATCCTCTGGTTGATCAATCGCTACATCCCGATGGATGGCACCATCAAGAAGATCTTGAATGTGGTCGTCGTGATTGTCGTGATTCTTTGGCTGTTGTCCGTCTTCGGGCTCATGCCGCCGTTGTCGCAGATTCGGATCGGCTAG
- a CDS encoding Crp/Fnr family transcriptional regulator has protein sequence MPGMPNRTPPSPRENHLLAALPEDEYAYLSPELELVSLPLGMALYEPGIELNHVYFPTTAIVSLLYVMEDGASAEIAVVGNEGIVGIALFMGGGTVPNRAVVQSAGHAYRLKGQVLKQEFASFGGRHHGTLHPLLLRYTMALLTQMGQTAVCNRHHTVDQQLCRWLLLSLDRLPSNELYMTQELIANMLGVRREGVTEAAGRLQTAGLINYSRGHISVLDRPGLEARVCECYEVVRKEFERLLPEVPLK, from the coding sequence ATGCCCGGCATGCCCAACCGAACGCCCCCAAGCCCGCGAGAAAACCATCTGCTCGCCGCCCTGCCCGAGGATGAGTACGCTTACCTGAGTCCAGAACTGGAATTGGTCTCGCTGCCGCTCGGCATGGCCCTGTACGAGCCTGGCATAGAACTGAACCATGTCTATTTCCCTACCACCGCCATCGTTTCCCTGCTGTACGTCATGGAGGATGGCGCATCCGCCGAGATCGCCGTGGTCGGCAACGAGGGCATCGTCGGCATCGCCCTCTTCATGGGCGGCGGCACCGTGCCGAATCGCGCCGTGGTGCAGAGCGCGGGCCACGCCTATCGCCTGAAGGGGCAGGTGCTCAAACAGGAATTCGCCAGCTTCGGGGGACGCCACCACGGGACTTTGCACCCGCTGCTGCTGCGCTACACCATGGCCTTGCTGACCCAGATGGGACAGACCGCCGTCTGCAATCGTCACCATACGGTGGACCAGCAGCTCTGCCGCTGGCTGCTCCTCAGTCTCGACCGCTTGCCCTCCAACGAGCTGTACATGACTCAGGAGCTAATCGCCAACATGCTGGGCGTGCGGCGAGAGGGCGTGACCGAGGCGGCCGGACGGTTGCAGACGGCCGGATTGATTAACTACAGCCGGGGTCATATCAGCGTGTTGGATCGACCGGGTCTGGAGGCGCGGGTGTGCGAATGCTACGAAGTGGTCAGGAAGGAGTTCGAGCGCCTGCTTCCCGAAGTGCCCTTGAAATAG
- a CDS encoding septal ring lytic transglycosylase RlpA family protein encodes MPFRQCFSGFAQAILIGALASSGCSSERSGGEGQKQSTGGKTHKEVGTASWYGHGFQGRETANGETFDQRAMTAAHPSLPMGTKAKVTNLENGKKVEVRINDRGPYADDRVIDLSRRAAKKLGMKEDGTAEVKIETKPAHPDPAGAHQ; translated from the coding sequence ATGCCATTCCGTCAATGTTTTTCTGGATTCGCACAAGCGATCTTGATTGGCGCTTTAGCCTCATCCGGGTGTAGCTCGGAGCGGTCGGGCGGGGAAGGGCAAAAGCAGTCCACCGGCGGCAAGACGCACAAAGAGGTCGGTACAGCATCTTGGTACGGACATGGCTTTCAAGGTCGCGAGACCGCCAATGGTGAAACCTTTGATCAACGTGCAATGACCGCCGCCCATCCAAGTTTGCCGATGGGTACCAAGGCCAAGGTAACGAACCTGGAGAACGGTAAGAAGGTCGAGGTCAGAATCAATGATCGCGGACCCTATGCAGACGATCGCGTGATCGACCTCTCGCGCAGAGCCGCTAAGAAACTTGGCATGAAAGAAGACGGCACCGCCGAGGTCAAGATAGAAACGAAGCCAGCTCACCCCGATCCGGCGGGCGCTCATCAATAG
- a CDS encoding YMGG-like glycine zipper-containing protein — protein sequence MKIATVSLFVIAAVALSGGCGTTTGERTGSGALVGAGTGAAIGSLSGNVGKGALIGAGAGALGGYIYDQNKKKQDQDYHDQNRRRQDQYYYDQNRRQQDQYYW from the coding sequence ATGAAAATCGCCACGGTCTCATTGTTCGTCATCGCCGCCGTCGCCCTGTCGGGGGGCTGCGGCACCACCACCGGGGAGCGCACCGGCAGCGGCGCACTCGTCGGGGCGGGCACCGGCGCGGCCATCGGCTCACTCAGCGGCAATGTCGGCAAGGGTGCCCTGATCGGCGCCGGAGCCGGTGCCCTCGGCGGCTACATCTACGACCAGAACAAGAAAAAGCAGGACCAGGACTACCACGACCAGAACAGGAGGCGGCAGGACCAGTACTACTACGACCAGAACAGAAGGCAGCAGGACCAGTACTACTGGTAG
- a CDS encoding DDE-type integrase/transposase/recombinase, translating into MPTPVEVPQRERWARVRFAIIGPLLAAPPSDGELQAALAALAAKTWRHPVTGLDVRFGVSTLERWYYAARAAPDPVAVLRNRVRADRGAFPSVLPAAREALQAQYRDHPGWTAQLHRDNLAATLAGTATPVPSYPSVRRYLKAHGMVRRATPKRDTAGALAARDRLEQREVRSFEVEHVSALWHLDFHHGSRKVLTAAGTWLTPLLFGVIDDRSRLVCHLQWYTNETAEVLVHGLSQAFMKRGLPRALMTDNGAAMLAEETTAGLARLGVLHQTTLPYSPYQNAKQEAFWGRVEGRLMAMLEGESGLTLQALNHATQAWVEQEYHRSTHSELATTPLARYLEGPTVARPCPDAAALRAAFRIEVARRQRRADGTVSLAGIRLEIPARYRALETVHLRYARWDLAHVDLVDPHSGAILSPLRPLDKAANAGEARRALVPGAPVPQPSTPSGMAPLLRQLLETHAATGLPPAYLPLNTAEDTR; encoded by the coding sequence ATGCCGACCCCCGTGGAGGTTCCGCAACGCGAGCGTTGGGCCCGCGTGCGCTTTGCGATCATCGGACCCTTGCTCGCCGCCCCGCCGTCGGACGGCGAGTTGCAGGCGGCACTCGCCGCCTTGGCCGCCAAGACCTGGCGCCATCCCGTCACCGGCCTGGATGTTCGGTTCGGTGTGTCGACCCTCGAGCGCTGGTACTACGCCGCGCGCGCCGCGCCCGATCCGGTGGCGGTGCTGCGCAATCGCGTGCGCGCCGATCGCGGGGCCTTCCCGAGCGTGCTGCCCGCCGCCCGCGAGGCCCTGCAGGCGCAGTACCGCGATCATCCCGGCTGGACCGCCCAGCTGCATCGCGACAACCTGGCCGCGACCCTCGCCGGCACCGCCACCCCGGTGCCGTCCTATCCGAGCGTGCGGCGCTACTTGAAGGCCCACGGGATGGTGCGCCGCGCCACCCCCAAGCGCGACACCGCCGGCGCGCTGGCCGCGCGCGATCGCCTGGAGCAGCGCGAGGTGCGCAGCTTCGAGGTCGAGCACGTCTCGGCGCTCTGGCACCTGGATTTCCATCACGGCTCGCGCAAGGTGCTCACGGCGGCCGGAACCTGGCTCACGCCGTTGCTGTTCGGGGTCATCGACGATCGCTCGCGCTTGGTCTGTCACCTGCAGTGGTACACCAACGAGACCGCCGAGGTGCTGGTGCACGGGCTGTCGCAGGCGTTCATGAAGCGCGGCCTGCCGCGCGCCCTGATGACCGACAACGGCGCGGCGATGCTGGCCGAGGAGACGACCGCCGGATTGGCCCGTCTGGGCGTCCTGCATCAGACCACCTTGCCCTATTCGCCCTATCAGAACGCCAAGCAGGAGGCCTTTTGGGGCCGCGTGGAAGGCCGCCTGATGGCGATGCTCGAAGGCGAGTCCGGGCTCACGCTGCAGGCCCTCAACCACGCCACCCAGGCCTGGGTCGAGCAGGAGTATCACCGCAGCACCCATTCGGAATTGGCCACTACGCCGCTGGCGCGCTATCTGGAGGGCCCGACCGTGGCGCGCCCCTGCCCGGACGCCGCCGCCTTGCGCGCGGCCTTCCGCATCGAGGTCGCACGACGCCAACGCCGGGCCGACGGCACCGTCAGCCTGGCCGGCATCCGCCTGGAAATCCCCGCACGCTACCGCGCCCTGGAGACGGTGCATCTGCGTTACGCGCGCTGGGATCTGGCCCATGTCGATCTGGTGGATCCGCACAGCGGTGCGATCTTGAGCCCCCTGCGTCCGCTGGATAAGGCCGCCAATGCCGGGGAGGCCCGCCGTGCGCTGGTGCCCGGCGCACCGGTGCCGCAACCGAGCACACCGAGCGGGATGGCGCCGCTGCTGCGCCAGCTCCTCGAGACCCATGCCGCGACCGGCTTGCCGCCGGCCTATCTGCCCCTGAACACCGCCGAGGACACCCGATGA
- a CDS encoding ExeA family protein, translated as MNARLLALYGLKWHPFSSELPIEALYIPPRVEHFLWRIEQAQIREGGFAMIHGEPGTGKSVVLRLLAERLARLPDLSVGAIDHPQSSLGDFYRELGELFAVPLRPHNRWGGFKALRATWLGHLQTTRRRAVLLVDEAQEMSPAVLNELRLLASARFDSQPLLCVVLAGDTRLTDHLRREELLPLGSRIRTRLATEHARREELLACLQHLCASAGNAALMSEPLQHTLCDHAAGNYRILTTLAAELLAVAAQTERPHLDEALFLEVFTPPTTATPRRAALPR; from the coding sequence ATGAATGCGCGACTGCTCGCCCTCTACGGCCTGAAATGGCATCCCTTCTCCTCGGAGCTGCCGATCGAGGCGCTCTACATCCCCCCGCGCGTGGAACACTTCCTGTGGCGCATCGAACAGGCGCAGATCCGCGAAGGCGGGTTTGCGATGATCCACGGCGAACCGGGCACCGGCAAAAGCGTCGTGCTGCGTCTGCTCGCCGAGCGTCTCGCCCGGCTCCCGGATCTGAGCGTCGGCGCCATCGATCATCCGCAAAGCAGCCTCGGGGATTTCTACCGCGAGCTCGGCGAGCTGTTCGCCGTGCCGCTGCGTCCGCACAACCGCTGGGGCGGTTTCAAGGCGCTGCGTGCCACCTGGCTCGGCCATCTGCAGACCACCCGCCGGCGCGCCGTGCTGCTCGTGGACGAGGCCCAGGAGATGAGCCCCGCCGTGCTCAACGAGCTGCGCCTGCTCGCCAGCGCCCGCTTCGACTCCCAACCGCTGCTGTGCGTCGTCCTCGCCGGGGATACCCGCCTCACCGATCACCTGCGCCGCGAGGAGCTGCTGCCCCTGGGCTCGCGCATCCGCACCCGTCTGGCCACCGAGCATGCGCGCCGCGAGGAGCTGCTCGCCTGCCTGCAACACCTGTGCGCCAGCGCCGGCAACGCCGCCCTCATGAGCGAGCCCCTGCAACACACCCTCTGCGACCACGCCGCCGGCAACTACCGCATCCTCACCACCCTGGCCGCCGAGTTGCTCGCCGTCGCCGCCCAAACCGAGCGCCCCCACCTCGACGAGGCGCTCTTCCTCGAGGTCTTCACCCCGCCCACCACCGCCACCCCGCGGCGGGCCGCCCTGCCACGTTGA
- a CDS encoding alpha/beta fold hydrolase translates to MRLPRGRWWLALFCSLGLVFAGPAGAARILVLVHGYLGDSASWLQSGVLPVLAQAGWKRAGNWQSTPSGVRLEPVGLPAGRFAIYTVDLPSTAPLMEQARLLGGMLGAIAQRHPTDTVDLIGHSAGGVVARLALVNYGAGTVTRLVTIAAPHLGTERASEALDATDDSGLLGGIKRWFVKRKVGDDLYRTVQSSRGVLADLAPPAPGNLLYWLNGRQHPDIVYVAVVRGTAYGLPGDQVVPAPSQDLRRVPALNGRASIRVVAGGHELSPQDGLLLSELVSKPADATATGSR, encoded by the coding sequence ATGAGGCTCCCGCGCGGTCGGTGGTGGCTGGCCCTGTTTTGCTCGCTGGGACTGGTGTTTGCCGGCCCCGCCGGCGCCGCGCGGATCCTGGTGCTGGTGCACGGCTATCTCGGAGACTCTGCTTCCTGGCTGCAAAGCGGAGTTCTGCCGGTGTTGGCGCAGGCTGGTTGGAAACGTGCCGGCAACTGGCAGTCCACACCGTCCGGGGTCCGGCTGGAGCCGGTCGGGCTACCCGCAGGGAGATTCGCGATATACACGGTCGACCTGCCCTCCACCGCACCGCTGATGGAGCAGGCGCGCCTTCTCGGTGGGATGCTGGGCGCGATCGCGCAACGGCACCCGACGGACACGGTCGACCTCATCGGGCATTCGGCCGGCGGCGTCGTGGCCCGGCTCGCACTGGTGAACTACGGCGCGGGCACGGTGACCCGGCTGGTCACCATCGCCGCCCCCCACCTGGGTACCGAGCGCGCCTCCGAGGCGCTGGATGCGACCGACGACAGCGGGCTGCTCGGCGGGATCAAGCGCTGGTTCGTCAAGCGCAAGGTGGGAGACGACCTGTATCGCACCGTCCAGTCTTCGCGCGGGGTCCTCGCGGACCTCGCCCCACCGGCGCCCGGCAACCTGCTGTACTGGCTCAATGGTCGCCAGCACCCTGACATCGTTTACGTCGCCGTGGTCCGTGGGACCGCATACGGGCTGCCGGGCGACCAGGTCGTGCCGGCACCCAGTCAGGATCTCCGCCGGGTGCCCGCTCTGAATGGCCGGGCCAGCATCCGGGTGGTGGCCGGCGGTCACGAGCTCAGCCCGCAGGACGGGCTGCTGCTGTCGGAGCTGGTGTCCAAACCCGCCGACGCCACGGCGACCGGGTCGAGGTGA
- the galU gene encoding UTP--glucose-1-phosphate uridylyltransferase GalU — translation MTERKQVVRKAEFPVAGLGTRFLPATKVSPKEMLPVVDKPLVQYVVEEAVAAGIDVMVFIVGRSKGAILDHFDKAYELESELTSRGAGDDLATVRNIVPPHVTCVYIRQAEALGLGHAVACAKAVIGDEPFAVLLADDMIDAGRSSCLAQMMTVFEDRQCTVLGVQTVQPSETGDYGIVAASVINDRLSLVDAIVEKPKAGQAPSNLAVIGRYILTPAIFDKLENIPRGAGDEIQLTDAIAMLLEDETVLAYEFEGKRYDCGSKLGYLSATVKQSLKHPDLKGPFAEFLKTLELT, via the coding sequence GTGACCGAGAGAAAACAGGTCGTCAGGAAGGCGGAATTCCCCGTTGCCGGCCTAGGCACCCGCTTCTTGCCGGCAACCAAGGTGAGTCCCAAGGAAATGCTGCCGGTTGTGGACAAGCCGCTCGTTCAATACGTCGTCGAGGAAGCCGTGGCGGCCGGTATCGATGTGATGGTGTTCATCGTCGGACGGAGTAAGGGCGCTATATTGGACCATTTTGACAAGGCCTATGAATTGGAGTCCGAGTTAACCAGTCGCGGCGCGGGGGATGATCTGGCCACTGTCCGGAACATCGTACCCCCTCATGTTACGTGCGTATACATCCGACAGGCCGAGGCTTTGGGCCTCGGTCATGCCGTGGCCTGCGCCAAGGCGGTCATTGGCGATGAGCCTTTCGCAGTTCTCCTGGCTGACGACATGATCGATGCCGGGCGATCGAGTTGCCTTGCTCAAATGATGACCGTGTTCGAGGACCGGCAATGCACGGTGCTCGGCGTTCAGACAGTACAGCCCTCGGAAACCGGAGATTACGGCATTGTCGCTGCTTCTGTTATCAATGATCGTTTAAGTTTGGTCGATGCGATCGTTGAAAAGCCCAAAGCGGGCCAAGCGCCTTCCAATTTGGCGGTGATCGGGCGTTACATTTTGACGCCAGCCATTTTCGATAAACTGGAGAACATTCCGCGGGGGGCGGGTGACGAGATTCAGTTGACCGATGCGATCGCCATGTTGTTGGAGGATGAGACCGTGCTTGCATACGAGTTCGAAGGTAAACGCTACGACTGCGGCTCAAAGCTCGGCTATCTCTCCGCTACGGTAAAGCAGAGCTTGAAACATCCCGATCTGAAAGGGCCGTTTGCGGAGTTTCTCAAAACGCTTGAGCTAACTTAG
- a CDS encoding BON domain-containing protein: MRKKNAHTSLTVSGILVVAACLSASLGLAGCDKEDGAEEAGRKMDQTAERMGNQLEATKESMDEKAETAKNYLQDSAITAKIKAEILAEPALKVLQIEVTTTDGVVTLNGTVDSQLSLERAAEVARKNQGVTSVENNLVVE; this comes from the coding sequence ATGCGAAAGAAGAATGCTCACACCTCCCTGACCGTGTCAGGAATCCTTGTTGTCGCCGCCTGCCTGTCGGCCAGTCTCGGACTGGCTGGCTGTGACAAGGAGGACGGCGCCGAGGAGGCCGGCCGCAAGATGGATCAGACCGCTGAGCGAATGGGGAATCAGCTCGAGGCGACCAAGGAGTCCATGGACGAGAAGGCCGAAACAGCCAAGAACTATCTGCAAGACTCGGCGATCACCGCCAAGATCAAGGCTGAAATCCTTGCGGAGCCGGCACTGAAGGTCTTGCAGATTGAGGTGACCACCACCGACGGCGTGGTGACACTGAACGGGACCGTCGATTCACAGCTCAGTCTCGAGCGGGCGGCGGAGGTGGCACGAAAAAACCAGGGTGTGACATCGGTGGAGAACAACCTGGTTGTCGAATAG
- a CDS encoding DUF3309 family protein, with amino-acid sequence MSLGTILLVVLILILVGVIPTWPHSRGWGYAPSGVIGLILVVVLILFLLGRI; translated from the coding sequence ATGTCACTCGGTACCATCTTACTCGTCGTTCTGATTCTCATCCTGGTAGGTGTCATTCCGACCTGGCCGCATAGCCGTGGTTGGGGTTATGCGCCGAGCGGCGTGATCGGCCTCATCCTGGTCGTCGTGCTGATCCTGTTCTTGCTTGGCAGAATCTAA
- a CDS encoding CsbD family protein: MNKQQIKGRYEEAKGKVKEVTGHVIGNEELEVEGKLQKDAGKIQAGVGDVEAEIKDVAAEIKKDS, translated from the coding sequence ATGAACAAACAACAGATCAAGGGTCGGTACGAAGAGGCCAAAGGCAAGGTGAAAGAAGTCACCGGTCATGTCATCGGCAACGAAGAGCTGGAAGTCGAAGGAAAGCTCCAAAAGGATGCAGGCAAGATCCAGGCGGGCGTCGGTGATGTCGAGGCGGAGATCAAGGATGTTGCGGCGGAGATCAAGAAAGACAGCTAA
- the ltrA gene encoding group II intron reverse transcriptase/maturase, which produces MTSKLERFTLMARAEPHTRFTSLMGMLFDPEGLRESFERQDGRKAPGVDGVRKDDYAVGLDARLEDLSARIRRLGYRPLPVRRTYIPKGDGRYRPLGVPSFEDRLVQDRLGRILQAIWEPEFRDCSFGFRPGRSAHDALRRVAEVITNGRTQWVVEADIKGFFDHLSHSHLMDFLEHRIGDPNLLRIVRRFLKAGIMEDGALTASEEGAPQGGLVSPVLSNIYLHYVLDLWFEKRFAVTCTGRAYLIRYADDYVACFEYEGDARAFLTEMTARLAQFDLEVEPSKTALLRFGSDQLGRTRAETPGPRTFSFLGFTHCVGKSRRGRFVVGRKSDGKRVGKKLKLLSERLRGLRARGGRAMVAYLIRHLRGHIQYYGVSGNSRGVSGYLYAATGLLFKWLNRRSQRRSLTWKRFYAVIKPMLPTARIIHDLYPVPWWKTQAGSRMV; this is translated from the coding sequence GTGACCAGCAAGCTTGAGCGTTTCACACTGATGGCGCGCGCGGAACCGCACACGCGGTTCACGTCCCTGATGGGCATGTTGTTTGACCCGGAGGGGTTGCGCGAAAGCTTCGAGCGCCAGGACGGACGCAAGGCGCCCGGAGTCGACGGGGTTAGGAAGGACGACTATGCAGTGGGTCTGGACGCGCGTCTGGAGGATCTGTCGGCACGGATTCGCCGTCTGGGGTACCGGCCGTTGCCGGTGCGGCGCACCTACATCCCGAAAGGGGACGGCCGTTATCGGCCGTTGGGGGTGCCGAGCTTCGAGGACCGCCTGGTCCAAGATCGCCTCGGCCGCATCCTTCAGGCCATTTGGGAGCCGGAGTTTCGGGACTGCTCGTTCGGGTTTCGGCCGGGTCGCAGCGCGCACGATGCGCTGCGCCGGGTGGCCGAGGTCATCACCAACGGGCGCACGCAGTGGGTGGTGGAGGCGGACATCAAAGGCTTCTTTGATCATCTGTCACACTCCCACCTCATGGACTTCCTGGAGCACCGCATCGGCGATCCCAATCTGTTGCGGATCGTGCGGCGGTTCCTGAAGGCCGGCATCATGGAGGACGGCGCGCTCACGGCCAGTGAAGAGGGCGCCCCGCAAGGGGGTCTGGTCTCGCCCGTGCTGAGCAATATCTACCTGCACTACGTCCTCGACCTCTGGTTCGAGAAACGGTTTGCGGTGACGTGCACGGGAAGGGCGTACCTGATTCGCTACGCCGACGACTACGTGGCCTGCTTCGAGTACGAAGGCGATGCACGGGCCTTTCTCACCGAGATGACCGCACGGCTGGCGCAGTTCGACCTGGAGGTCGAGCCGAGCAAAACGGCGCTGCTGCGTTTCGGCAGCGACCAGCTGGGTCGGACGCGGGCGGAGACGCCCGGACCGCGTACCTTCAGCTTCCTCGGCTTCACTCACTGTGTCGGGAAGAGCCGGCGGGGGCGCTTTGTTGTCGGGCGTAAGAGCGACGGCAAGCGGGTCGGCAAGAAGCTCAAGCTCCTGAGCGAGCGTCTGCGGGGGTTGCGGGCGCGAGGCGGGCGGGCGATGGTGGCGTACCTGATCCGGCATCTGCGCGGACACATCCAGTATTACGGTGTGAGCGGCAATAGCCGGGGCGTATCGGGTTACCTTTACGCCGCAACGGGCCTGTTGTTCAAATGGCTCAACCGGCGCAGCCAACGTCGCTCGTTGACCTGGAAGCGCTTCTACGCGGTCATCAAGCCCATGCTCCCGACGGCGCGGATCATTCACGACCTCTACCCCGTTCCTTGGTGGAAGACTCAAGCTGGGAGCCGGATGGTGTAA
- a CDS encoding L,D-transpeptidase has translation MALCLCLGLLGAGCGPRLATKADNVAHVPNPMLNANYSEDAEVPFVMEPKTAKADGSRQANFESESASRRTRDMADWVVSSRDNLNQPFAIVDKVNAKVYVFGVDGRLHGAAPVLLGLAQGDHSVPGIGNMRLSRIPSTERTTPAGRFVTSMGRNSHGKEILWLDYENAISMHPVITSNPKERRAERLETPTPLDNRISFGCINVPVNFFKKVIYSKFSGTV, from the coding sequence ATGGCTCTATGCCTGTGCCTTGGTTTGTTGGGTGCCGGTTGCGGCCCTCGCCTGGCAACGAAGGCGGACAATGTCGCTCATGTGCCCAACCCGATGCTCAATGCAAACTACTCTGAAGACGCAGAGGTCCCGTTCGTTATGGAACCAAAAACGGCGAAGGCAGATGGTTCCAGGCAGGCCAACTTTGAGTCAGAGAGCGCATCGCGCCGGACACGGGATATGGCAGATTGGGTGGTCAGTTCAAGGGACAATCTCAACCAGCCGTTCGCGATTGTCGATAAAGTAAACGCCAAGGTCTATGTATTCGGCGTGGACGGACGGCTACACGGAGCAGCGCCCGTGCTGCTTGGACTCGCGCAAGGTGATCACTCCGTCCCCGGCATTGGTAACATGCGGCTATCACGAATTCCCTCAACGGAGCGTACGACGCCGGCGGGTCGTTTCGTGACGTCAATGGGCCGCAATTCCCATGGTAAGGAAATACTTTGGCTGGACTACGAAAATGCCATCTCCATGCATCCGGTCATTACAAGCAACCCCAAAGAGCGCCGGGCGGAGCGCCTGGAGACTCCAACGCCGCTTGATAACCGTATCTCGTTTGGCTGCATCAATGTTCCCGTGAACTTCTTCAAGAAAGTGATATACAGCAAGTTTTCCGGGACGGTTTGA
- a CDS encoding recombinase family protein, which produces MSTVLSPVYRAPINPTYGKIQSSHLQRQAVVYVRQSTLQQVERHQESTRLQYALVDRAVELGWSPSQILLIDEDLGRSGASAEGRPGFQRLMAEVGLDHVGIVLGIEISRLARSSRDWYQLLEVCGLFATLIGDADGVYDPQTYNDRLLLGLKGTMSEAELHILKQRMLEGKRAKARRGELHTLLPRGYVRAPSGEVLKDPDAQVRGVIETVFRQFQRCGTINGVLRYLVDHHIQLPDRVRSGPRTGELDWRRPNRVTLSNLLRNPIYAGAYVYGRRPTDPRRRQPGRPSTGGARSRRRSSGRC; this is translated from the coding sequence ATGAGCACCGTCCTCTCGCCCGTGTACCGTGCGCCGATCAACCCGACGTACGGCAAGATCCAGTCCTCGCATCTGCAGCGCCAGGCCGTGGTCTATGTGCGCCAATCGACGCTGCAGCAAGTGGAGCGCCACCAGGAGTCGACCCGGCTGCAGTACGCCTTGGTGGATCGGGCGGTGGAGCTGGGCTGGTCGCCCTCGCAGATCCTCCTGATCGATGAGGATCTGGGCCGTTCCGGTGCCAGTGCCGAGGGTCGGCCCGGCTTTCAGCGGCTGATGGCCGAAGTCGGTCTGGATCATGTCGGCATCGTCCTCGGCATCGAGATCTCGCGTTTGGCGCGCAGCTCGCGGGACTGGTATCAATTGCTCGAGGTCTGCGGACTGTTTGCGACCCTGATCGGGGATGCCGACGGGGTCTATGATCCGCAGACCTACAACGACCGATTGCTGTTGGGGCTGAAGGGGACGATGTCGGAAGCGGAGCTGCATATCCTCAAGCAGCGCATGCTCGAGGGCAAGCGCGCGAAGGCGCGCCGCGGAGAGCTGCACACGCTGCTGCCGCGCGGCTACGTCCGCGCGCCGTCCGGAGAGGTGCTCAAGGATCCGGACGCGCAGGTTCGGGGCGTGATCGAGACGGTGTTTCGGCAGTTCCAACGGTGCGGCACGATCAATGGGGTTCTGCGTTATCTGGTGGACCATCACATCCAATTGCCCGATCGCGTGCGCAGCGGTCCGCGCACCGGCGAGCTCGACTGGCGTCGCCCCAACCGCGTGACGCTGAGCAATCTGCTGCGCAACCCCATCTACGCCGGTGCCTACGTCTACGGGCGTCGCCCCACTGATCCGCGCCGCCGTCAGCCCGGACGCCCCTCGACCGGGGGCGCACGGTCGCGCCGCCGCAGCAGTGGGAGGTGCTGA
- a CDS encoding zinc ribbon domain-containing protein — protein MLIKDHLPASIDWDQYERNLRQLAANTAQAGGVVRAGPSLLSGRLICGRCGLAMATQYTNSGSGLRYTCSREAVDDGAPLCQSLAGAPLDALIGRLVLEALQPAALEISLQVADDLQAERARWHAHWQQRLERAHYAAARAERQ, from the coding sequence GTGCTGATCAAGGATCACCTGCCGGCCTCTATCGATTGGGACCAATACGAGCGGAATCTGCGCCAGCTCGCGGCCAATACCGCCCAAGCCGGCGGCGTGGTCCGTGCGGGTCCCTCGTTGTTGTCGGGTCGTCTGATCTGCGGTCGCTGCGGTCTGGCCATGGCCACGCAGTACACCAACAGCGGATCCGGATTGCGCTACACCTGCAGCCGCGAGGCGGTCGACGACGGGGCGCCGCTGTGTCAATCGCTCGCCGGTGCGCCCCTGGATGCGCTGATCGGCCGGTTGGTCTTGGAGGCGCTGCAGCCGGCCGCGTTGGAGATCAGTCTGCAGGTCGCCGACGACCTCCAAGCCGAACGCGCGCGCTGGCACGCCCACTGGCAACAGCGCCTGGAGCGCGCCCATTACGCCGCCGCGCGTGCCGAGCGACAGTAG